In one window of Hymenobacter nivis DNA:
- a CDS encoding AsmA-like C-terminal region-containing protein: MKKISLRVLLAGLLLVLLAAGGGAWLLGSRYGRALIAQRVRQQLAKSSDLVLGPFEVEFSPWRDFPHLTASLRHLALTDTAHGRAELVLRLNRADARLELGALLHGRVQVTRLTLSDGALREVVDSLGRSWGLRGKRRPGPGKSPALDLGLDSLIINNFTIATRNAYTHSAIGARVRVGRLAGRLAGGVLRVQGLLDGQLEFLQNPSGTLLAHEPVRARVRYHYTFRARQGSFDDTRFTLNGDTVRLSGTHTVDPRTPTGTQLDLRFAGDQPLLAVLNTALPPRLRPYLAGAVSPSKAQVTYRILGQSGPTMRPRTLLSFGLRDARLAWPDSARRINHWDLAATYDNGPGHRPETTTLTLQRCRLYSPAGQLDVGLVLRNFRQPYVSGRLSGRTELPELAALLTPRGLWQARRGTAALNVTFQGLLRPPPNSTQLAALQRNLEVRGWVVLRNAELLLPVRHARLTALNVRIGIEDSLWRLSNASGVLDGMRFQASATTVHLLGYLTGQTATTTIRGDFAVDDLHLGRLRGLLRPPAGAPARPNARRRAQARATLTATLGTSLIPQGMRLSVALHCRRLLLPADTLSDLFVRVYHDGRQVRLQGLTGRIYGGEVQGNLAWPTDSTATDVAPINFQLAVHFGTLPYQQLLARMAPVRRPAPGSPGYRKRAALPALRELLLTADGQLDCSIDAVRLPDGQFLRNLRLRLIKEDSLLDMPYLTVTVPQGGQGRASASAIVNDLRLTAAAADVRLRYATLDVQQLLKLLAALNPPDSLVTPARRVARQAARTRRATGRTARGRPRPGSMLTNGVLAATLHVQADQVRYAAVRGEQFRLAAQLRDGAARIDTAALNAFGGRVRLSGVLHTNRGRDHHPLHVQLALDDIQLSEFFTVAQAMRLRVLGSDNIRGTVRLAGDLRTDLNTSFLPSFEQTQAYLQADIRNLELINVEALTASLRFIRKERSGHLYFEPVRTQLMLDRGEVLIPDLVLNSNLANLAVSGTYALDGRANLYVGANAIQALLGDNKKRIERIKNNQPLAPRPHPGLTYVNLRRASGETKYRVRLFKKDEQRQQQDQLRLQARQFLVTQRLDSTLRLLP, translated from the coding sequence ATGAAAAAAATCTCCCTCCGTGTGTTGCTGGCCGGCTTGCTGCTCGTGCTGTTGGCAGCCGGGGGCGGGGCGTGGCTGCTAGGCAGCCGCTACGGCCGGGCGCTGATTGCGCAGCGCGTGCGCCAGCAGCTGGCCAAAAGCTCGGACCTGGTGTTGGGGCCCTTCGAGGTGGAGTTTTCGCCCTGGCGTGACTTCCCGCACCTCACTGCCTCGCTGCGCCACCTGGCCCTGACCGACACGGCCCACGGCCGCGCCGAGCTGGTGCTGCGCCTCAACCGGGCCGATGCGCGCCTGGAACTGGGGGCCCTGCTGCACGGCCGCGTACAGGTCACGCGCCTCACACTCAGCGACGGGGCCCTGCGCGAAGTGGTGGACTCGCTGGGCCGCAGCTGGGGGCTGCGTGGCAAGCGGCGGCCCGGCCCGGGCAAATCGCCGGCGCTGGATTTGGGCCTGGATTCGCTCATTATCAATAACTTCACCATCGCCACGCGCAACGCCTACACTCACAGCGCCATTGGGGCCCGGGTGCGGGTGGGGCGCCTGGCGGGCCGGCTGGCGGGCGGCGTGCTGCGCGTGCAGGGCCTGCTGGACGGGCAGCTCGAATTCCTGCAAAACCCGAGCGGCACGCTGCTGGCCCACGAGCCGGTGCGGGCCCGGGTCCGCTACCACTACACGTTCCGGGCCCGGCAGGGCAGCTTCGACGACACGCGCTTCACGCTGAACGGCGACACCGTGCGCCTCAGCGGCACCCACACCGTGGACCCGCGCACCCCCACCGGCACCCAGCTCGACCTGCGCTTTGCCGGCGACCAGCCCCTGCTGGCGGTGCTGAACACGGCCCTGCCCCCGCGCCTACGCCCCTACCTAGCGGGGGCCGTCAGCCCGAGCAAGGCGCAGGTGACCTACCGCATTCTGGGGCAGAGCGGGCCCACGATGCGGCCCCGCACGCTGCTCAGCTTTGGGCTGCGCGATGCCCGCCTGGCCTGGCCCGATTCGGCCCGCCGCATCAACCACTGGGACCTGGCCGCCACCTACGACAACGGCCCCGGCCACCGCCCCGAAACCACCACCCTCACCCTCCAGCGCTGCCGCCTCTACTCGCCCGCCGGGCAGCTTGATGTGGGCCTGGTGCTGCGCAACTTCCGACAACCCTATGTGAGCGGCCGCCTGAGCGGCCGCACCGAATTACCCGAGCTGGCCGCCTTACTCACACCGCGCGGCCTCTGGCAGGCCCGCCGCGGCACGGCCGCCCTCAACGTCACCTTTCAGGGCCTGCTGCGCCCGCCGCCCAACAGCACCCAGCTGGCGGCGTTGCAGCGCAACCTGGAGGTGCGCGGCTGGGTAGTGCTGCGCAACGCCGAGCTACTGCTGCCCGTCCGCCACGCCCGCCTCACGGCCCTGAACGTGCGCATCGGCATCGAAGACAGCCTGTGGCGGCTCAGCAACGCCTCGGGCGTGCTGGACGGGATGCGCTTCCAGGCCTCGGCCACCACGGTGCACCTGCTGGGCTACCTCACCGGGCAGACGGCCACGACCACCATCCGCGGCGATTTTGCCGTGGACGACCTGCACCTGGGGCGGCTGCGGGGGCTGCTGCGCCCCCCGGCGGGGGCCCCGGCGCGGCCCAACGCCCGCCGCCGGGCCCAGGCCCGCGCCACCCTCACCGCCACGCTGGGCACCAGCCTCATTCCGCAGGGGATGCGCTTGAGCGTGGCCCTGCACTGCCGCCGCCTGCTGCTGCCCGCTGATACGCTCTCCGACCTGTTTGTGCGGGTGTACCACGACGGCCGCCAGGTGCGGCTCCAGGGCCTGACGGGCCGTATTTACGGCGGCGAGGTGCAGGGCAACCTGGCCTGGCCCACCGACTCCACCGCCACCGACGTGGCCCCCATCAACTTCCAGCTGGCCGTACATTTCGGCACGCTGCCCTACCAGCAGCTGCTGGCCCGAATGGCCCCCGTACGCCGCCCCGCCCCGGGCAGCCCCGGGTACCGCAAGCGCGCCGCGCTGCCCGCCCTGCGCGAGCTGCTGCTGACCGCGGACGGCCAGCTCGACTGCTCCATCGACGCCGTGCGCCTGCCCGACGGCCAGTTCCTGCGCAACCTACGCCTGCGGCTAATCAAGGAAGACTCGCTGCTCGACATGCCCTACCTCACCGTGACGGTGCCCCAGGGCGGGCAGGGCCGCGCCTCGGCCTCGGCCATTGTGAACGACCTGCGCCTGACCGCCGCCGCCGCCGACGTGCGCCTGCGCTACGCCACCCTCGATGTGCAGCAGCTACTGAAGCTGCTCGCCGCCCTCAACCCGCCCGACAGCCTCGTGACGCCCGCCCGGCGCGTGGCCCGCCAGGCCGCCCGCACCCGCCGCGCCACCGGCCGCACCGCCCGGGGCCGGCCCCGCCCGGGCTCGATGCTGACCAATGGCGTGCTCGCGGCCACGCTGCACGTACAGGCCGACCAGGTGCGCTACGCCGCGGTGCGCGGCGAGCAGTTCCGGCTGGCGGCGCAATTGCGCGACGGCGCGGCCCGCATCGACACGGCGGCCCTCAACGCTTTCGGGGGCCGGGTGCGCCTGAGCGGCGTGCTGCACACCAACCGCGGCCGCGACCACCACCCGCTGCACGTGCAACTCGCCCTCGACGACATTCAGCTCTCGGAGTTTTTTACCGTGGCCCAGGCCATGCGCCTGCGCGTGCTGGGCAGCGACAACATCCGGGGCACGGTACGCCTGGCCGGCGACCTGCGCACCGACTTGAACACCAGCTTTTTGCCCAGCTTTGAACAAACCCAGGCCTACCTCCAGGCCGACATCCGCAACCTGGAGCTTATCAACGTGGAAGCCCTCACCGCGAGCCTCCGGTTCATCCGCAAGGAGCGCAGCGGCCATTTGTACTTCGAGCCCGTGCGCACCCAGCTGATGCTCGACCGTGGCGAAGTGCTTATTCCGGACCTGGTGCTGAACAGCAACCTGGCCAACCTTGCCGTGAGCGGCACCTACGCCCTCGACGGCCGCGCCAACCTCTACGTGGGGGCCAACGCCATCCAAGCCCTGCTCGGCGACAACAAGAAGCGCATCGAGCGCATCAAAAACAACCAGCCCCTGGCCCCCCGCCCTCACCCCGGCCTCACCTACGTGAACCTGCGCCGGGCCAGCGGCGAGACCAAGTACCGCGTGCGCCTGTTCAAAAAGGACGAGCAGCGCCAGCAGCAGGACCAGCTGCGCCTCCAGGCCCGCCAGTTCCTCGTCACCCAGCGCCTCGATTCCACTCTGCGCCTGCTGCCGTAA
- a CDS encoding 4'-phosphopantetheinyl transferase family protein, with translation MPPPFVHLWHADLAAEHPAWGPAEATLSEAERDRQARFRTDALRQTYGRAHGFLRAVLGPYAGQQPAELALVAPGPRGKPALPAPVAVAVQFNLSYRAGRALLAVSNEWAVGADVEALHPMTDALALVQELFSGPEQAALRATAPGAPWEALFYTIWTRKEAYAKALGMGLSLPFAEFSVLGPGADRAPWLAAPEGAQLLGFAAGPGHQGALAVLGAPTNVVPRHFHFPDDFESSYLI, from the coding sequence ATGCCCCCTCCTTTCGTGCACCTCTGGCACGCCGACCTGGCCGCCGAGCACCCCGCCTGGGGCCCCGCCGAGGCCACCTTATCCGAAGCGGAGCGGGACCGGCAGGCGCGCTTCCGCACCGATGCGCTGCGGCAGACTTACGGGCGGGCCCACGGCTTTTTGCGGGCCGTGTTGGGGCCCTATGCCGGGCAGCAGCCGGCGGAATTGGCGCTGGTGGCGCCCGGGCCGCGCGGCAAACCGGCGCTGCCGGCCCCGGTGGCGGTGGCGGTGCAGTTCAACCTCTCGTACCGGGCCGGGCGGGCGCTGCTGGCGGTATCGAACGAATGGGCCGTGGGGGCCGACGTGGAAGCCCTGCACCCCATGACCGACGCGCTGGCCCTGGTGCAGGAGCTGTTCTCAGGCCCCGAGCAGGCTGCCCTGCGCGCCACCGCGCCGGGGGCCCCCTGGGAGGCCCTGTTCTACACCATCTGGACGCGCAAGGAGGCCTATGCCAAGGCGTTGGGCATGGGCTTGTCGCTACCGTTTGCGGAGTTTTCGGTGCTGGGGCCCGGGGCGGACAGGGCCCCGTGGCTGGCGGCGCCGGAAGGGGCGCAGCTGCTAGGCTTCGCGGCGGGGCCGGGCCACCAGGGGGCCCTGGCGGTGCTGGGGGCCCCAACCAACGTGGTGCCACGCCACTTCCATTTCCCCGACGACTTTGAAAGCTCCTATTTGATTTAA
- a CDS encoding IS630 family transposase, translated as MWCIGTITGEYLANLEDVLDVYSAPAVAGVVRLCFDERPCQLLDHVLTPLPPKPNATQKEHQEYVRKGVCNVLLAYNIDTGQRHLQVTTTKNKGDYARFMDWLVQTHYPEAAKIQLVQDNYSTHTYGAFYEHLPLETARYLRHTLEFHYTPKHGSWLNMAEIEFAALSRQCLAQRIATQQRLEQEALAWQAKRNAAATKVNWSFTTKKARDKLKNRYAELTKKTDETKLSDH; from the coding sequence ATGTGGTGCATCGGCACCATCACGGGCGAATACCTGGCCAATCTGGAGGACGTGCTCGACGTCTACAGCGCCCCGGCCGTAGCGGGCGTGGTGCGCCTGTGTTTCGACGAGCGGCCCTGCCAACTGCTCGACCACGTGCTTACGCCGCTGCCGCCCAAGCCCAACGCGACCCAAAAAGAACACCAGGAGTACGTGCGAAAAGGCGTCTGCAACGTGCTATTGGCTTATAACATCGACACAGGTCAGCGCCACTTGCAGGTGACGACGACCAAAAATAAGGGCGATTACGCCCGTTTTATGGACTGGCTCGTGCAAACCCACTACCCCGAGGCGGCCAAAATCCAGCTCGTGCAAGACAATTACAGCACCCACACCTACGGGGCCTTTTACGAACACCTACCCCTCGAGACGGCCCGCTACCTGCGCCACACCCTCGAATTTCATTACACGCCCAAGCACGGCTCCTGGCTCAACATGGCGGAAATCGAATTTGCCGCCCTCTCCCGCCAGTGCCTGGCCCAGCGTATCGCCACCCAGCAACGACTCGAACAAGAGGCATTGGCCTGGCAAGCCAAGCGCAACGCCGCCGCCACCAAAGTCAATTGGTCCTTCACCACCAAAAAGGCCCGCGATAAGTTGAAAAACAGATACGCTGAATTAACCAAAAAAACTGACGAAACTAAGTTGTCAGACCACTAG
- a CDS encoding helix-turn-helix domain-containing protein produces the protein MPRLAKPVNLPPADAAKLQAIVTKGTHKSRKIARARALLAMSSGKGAAAVQAEGGISPTQYYRLKRRYLAGGLAQALEERPRSGQPPKVTPALEARITSLACSELPTGAARWTLSLLNETLVSLDYGPAVSKETIRQVLKKATSSPG, from the coding sequence ATGCCCCGCCTCGCCAAACCCGTCAACCTACCGCCTGCCGATGCCGCCAAATTGCAGGCGATTGTCACAAAAGGCACCCACAAGAGCCGCAAAATCGCGCGCGCCCGTGCCCTACTGGCCATGAGCAGCGGCAAAGGAGCCGCCGCCGTGCAGGCCGAAGGGGGCATTTCCCCCACCCAGTACTACCGCCTCAAGCGCCGCTACCTGGCCGGGGGGCTGGCCCAGGCGCTGGAAGAGCGCCCGCGTAGCGGGCAACCGCCGAAGGTGACGCCCGCCCTGGAAGCGCGTATCACCAGTCTGGCGTGCAGTGAATTGCCGACCGGCGCGGCCCGCTGGACGCTCTCGCTGCTCAACGAAACCCTCGTCTCGCTCGACTACGGACCGGCCGTTTCCAAGGAAACGATTCGCCAGGTGTTAAAAAAAGCCACCTCAAGCCCTGGCTAA
- a CDS encoding Pls/PosA family non-ribosomal peptide synthetase, with product MLDVNEPLVSPPPAPDPTPPVPEFEILFRKKEKLIASYLAAFAVVYYRHQPERSPAQLQATLHIANAALDFPAAAVTLGLHDTLTLAEVEAEATAQLALALAGVAEELGAGIMRARISFPAPEAQRPDQAWCVTLGFEQPGAVAVGFSCAEATGGLRVELFMPAHVQSVFEQLATAPGATVGHVFFLAPDEVAQLRQFSTVPQRVPTGGPQQLHRLFEETARTYPNQTAVQWAGRAVPYHELNAQADALAARLQAAGVRAGDFVGLLMHKSVELYAGMLAVLKAGAAYVPLDLSYPADRVTFILNDCGARALLVNDAPSDYLAAWPGQVLNLAEAPAGAPAAPLGPVAGGPESIAYVIYTSGTTGLPKGVLIPHRSICHLVRAEQLLFQTTPQDRVAQGFSVAFDASLEELWLAWAAGAALVPVPEETMKAPDALPDFLSTNQVTVFSTVPTLLSLLASAVPSLRLLILGGEVCPPELLAKWASRQCRVVNTYGPTEATVVATATDFVPGQKLTIGRPLAGYEALLLDQLGQLVPLGATGELCIGGPALAAGYLNRPELTAAKFNTVAELATGFSGRLYRTGDLARFEADGNVDFLGRIDTQVKIRGFRVELAEIESLLLQWPGIRNAAVALKTDDDGVQKLIAYLILDPAHPLLDAKAVRAYLRERLAPYMMPAALVPLASFPLLTSGKVDRKALPYPVVGDAAPTRELALPRTPTEAAVYAAWQKRFDTSDLSTTDDFFEIGGNSLLASLIISELRQQPQFAGLSVKEMYTRRTIEALAQAVDAAAAAAPAAAAEGPAGPPVPHASQATRVFTAVLQAAAVFLFYLVPVLILNTSIAVRPWLQAQADWAIVALVAAAVLAYVPVACGLVILFKWLIIGRFKAGEYPLWGLYYVRFWVVKKLVEAAPTQLLSATPYLNVFYRLLGARIGHGVYLGSTRLMTFDLLTLDDGASIAREAGLLGYRIERDRLILGPIRVGRDAYVGLRAILENDTELGDEAELDDLSVMAAGQRVPAREGWQGSPSQRVRTLAGAVPSRVRPGAPYMVVQTLAIALMLLLPTSASVPVFGFFYEAVERYGLLPALLTLVPLAAAYVLVLGALLALTKRFVAGRQLAGTLPLYSLAYVRHWLADAVLAQSLSVLKPLYATIYAPFWLRLLGAKVGRRAEISTLNHISADHLTVGAGAFLADSVSVGAPRVQRGQVAVETTVVGARTFIGNSAVLAGGTVLGTGQLIGALSTAPPAGAPANTSWVGSPAFLLPNRRVSATFTDALTFDPPAHLVWARGAMEFFKITLPFAFVSATFAAVYHYCAWHLRNGYPFWISALLGTGVLVGTVLALSLLTAATKWVLIGCYRPSEKPLWSSYVWRNELVNSLCESYVFLYWVTPLLGTPFATSFFLLMGSRIGHSVYLDTTEITEFDLAWVADHAVLNNGSTIQTHLFEDRIMKMSTLRIGRYATVGTSAVVLYDSVIGPGATLKSLSLLMKGETLPANTRWQGIPCAFIPGGVNG from the coding sequence ATGCTCGACGTTAACGAACCGCTGGTTTCGCCGCCACCCGCACCCGACCCGACTCCACCAGTCCCCGAATTTGAAATCCTGTTTCGGAAGAAGGAAAAGCTGATTGCCAGCTACCTGGCCGCCTTTGCGGTGGTGTATTACCGCCACCAGCCCGAGCGCTCCCCGGCCCAGCTGCAGGCCACGCTGCACATCGCCAACGCGGCGCTCGACTTCCCCGCCGCCGCTGTGACGCTGGGCCTGCACGACACCCTCACGCTGGCCGAAGTAGAGGCCGAAGCCACTGCCCAGCTCGCCCTGGCCCTGGCCGGCGTGGCCGAGGAGCTGGGCGCGGGCATCATGCGGGCCCGCATTTCCTTCCCCGCTCCCGAGGCCCAGCGCCCCGACCAGGCTTGGTGCGTGACGCTGGGCTTCGAGCAGCCCGGGGCCGTGGCCGTGGGCTTCAGCTGCGCCGAGGCCACGGGCGGGCTGCGCGTCGAGCTCTTCATGCCCGCTCACGTGCAAAGCGTGTTCGAGCAGTTGGCCACGGCGCCGGGCGCCACCGTGGGCCACGTGTTTTTCCTGGCCCCCGATGAGGTGGCGCAGCTGCGACAGTTCAGCACCGTGCCCCAGCGCGTGCCCACCGGGGGGCCCCAGCAGCTGCACCGGCTGTTCGAGGAAACCGCCCGCACCTACCCCAACCAGACGGCCGTGCAGTGGGCCGGCCGCGCCGTGCCCTACCACGAACTGAACGCGCAGGCCGACGCCCTGGCCGCGCGCCTGCAAGCGGCCGGCGTGCGGGCCGGCGACTTCGTGGGCCTGCTCATGCACAAGTCGGTGGAGCTGTACGCCGGCATGCTGGCTGTGCTGAAGGCAGGGGCCGCCTACGTGCCCCTCGATCTCTCCTATCCCGCCGACCGCGTCACGTTCATCCTCAACGATTGCGGGGCCCGGGCCCTGCTCGTGAACGACGCCCCATCCGACTACCTCGCCGCCTGGCCCGGCCAGGTGCTGAACCTGGCCGAAGCGCCGGCCGGGGCCCCCGCCGCACCGCTGGGCCCCGTGGCTGGGGGCCCCGAGTCCATTGCCTACGTCATCTACACCTCCGGCACCACGGGGCTGCCCAAGGGCGTGCTCATCCCGCACCGCAGCATCTGCCACCTGGTGCGGGCCGAGCAGCTGCTGTTCCAAACCACCCCGCAGGACCGCGTGGCGCAGGGCTTTTCGGTGGCCTTCGATGCGTCGCTGGAAGAGCTGTGGCTGGCCTGGGCCGCCGGGGCCGCCCTGGTGCCCGTGCCCGAGGAGACCATGAAGGCGCCCGACGCTCTCCCCGACTTCTTGAGCACCAACCAGGTAACGGTGTTTTCGACTGTGCCCACGCTGCTTTCGCTACTGGCTAGCGCCGTACCAAGCCTGCGCCTGCTCATCCTCGGCGGTGAGGTATGCCCGCCCGAGCTGCTGGCCAAATGGGCCAGCCGCCAGTGCCGCGTGGTGAACACCTACGGCCCCACCGAAGCCACCGTGGTAGCCACCGCTACCGACTTCGTACCCGGCCAGAAGCTCACCATCGGCCGGCCCCTGGCGGGCTACGAGGCCCTGCTGCTCGACCAGCTCGGGCAGCTTGTGCCGCTGGGCGCCACCGGCGAGCTGTGCATTGGGGGCCCCGCGCTGGCCGCCGGCTACCTCAACCGCCCCGAGCTGACGGCCGCCAAGTTCAACACCGTAGCCGAGCTGGCCACCGGCTTCAGCGGCCGCCTCTACCGCACCGGCGACCTGGCCCGCTTCGAGGCCGACGGCAACGTGGACTTTCTGGGTCGGATTGACACGCAGGTGAAAATCAGGGGCTTCCGGGTGGAGCTGGCCGAAATTGAGTCGCTGCTCTTGCAGTGGCCCGGCATCCGCAACGCCGCCGTGGCTCTGAAAACCGACGACGACGGCGTGCAGAAGCTCATCGCCTACCTTATCCTCGACCCCGCCCACCCGCTACTCGACGCCAAGGCTGTGCGCGCTTACCTGCGCGAGCGGCTGGCTCCTTATATGATGCCAGCCGCGCTGGTGCCGCTGGCCAGCTTCCCGCTGCTCACCAGCGGCAAGGTCGACCGCAAGGCCCTCCCCTACCCGGTAGTCGGCGACGCGGCCCCCACCCGCGAGCTAGCCCTGCCCCGCACCCCCACCGAAGCCGCCGTGTACGCCGCCTGGCAGAAGCGCTTCGACACCTCCGACCTCTCCACCACCGACGACTTTTTCGAAATTGGCGGCAACTCGCTGCTGGCCTCGCTCATCATTTCCGAGCTGCGCCAGCAGCCCCAGTTCGCCGGCTTGTCGGTGAAGGAGATGTACACCCGCCGCACCATCGAGGCCCTGGCCCAGGCCGTGGACGCCGCCGCCGCCGCCGCGCCCGCCGCCGCCGCAGAGGGCCCCGCGGGGCCTCCAGTGCCGCACGCCTCGCAAGCCACGCGGGTATTCACGGCGGTGCTGCAAGCGGCGGCGGTATTCTTGTTCTACCTGGTGCCGGTGCTGATTTTGAACACCTCCATCGCCGTGCGGCCCTGGCTGCAGGCCCAGGCCGACTGGGCCATTGTGGCGCTGGTAGCCGCCGCGGTGCTGGCCTACGTGCCGGTAGCGTGCGGACTGGTTATTCTATTTAAGTGGCTGATTATTGGCCGGTTCAAGGCCGGTGAGTATCCGCTGTGGGGCCTGTATTACGTCCGGTTTTGGGTGGTGAAGAAGCTAGTGGAAGCCGCGCCCACCCAGCTGCTTTCGGCCACGCCCTACCTCAACGTGTTCTACCGCCTGCTGGGGGCCCGCATCGGCCACGGCGTGTACCTGGGCTCGACGCGCCTGATGACCTTCGACCTGCTGACGCTGGATGACGGCGCCAGCATTGCCCGCGAGGCTGGCCTACTGGGCTACCGCATCGAGCGCGACCGCCTCATCCTGGGGCCCATCCGGGTGGGACGCGACGCCTACGTGGGCCTGCGTGCCATCCTCGAAAACGACACCGAGCTGGGCGACGAAGCCGAGCTGGACGACCTTTCGGTAATGGCCGCCGGCCAGCGCGTGCCGGCCCGCGAGGGTTGGCAGGGCTCGCCCTCGCAACGGGTGCGCACGCTGGCCGGTGCAGTCCCGTCGCGGGTACGGCCCGGGGCCCCCTATATGGTGGTGCAAACCCTGGCCATCGCCCTGATGCTGTTGCTTCCCACCAGCGCTTCGGTGCCGGTATTCGGTTTCTTCTACGAAGCAGTGGAGCGCTACGGGCTGCTGCCGGCCCTGCTGACGCTAGTGCCGCTGGCAGCGGCCTACGTGCTGGTACTGGGGGCCCTGCTGGCCCTCACCAAGCGCTTTGTGGCGGGGCGGCAACTGGCCGGTACACTGCCTTTATATAGCCTGGCCTACGTGCGCCACTGGCTGGCCGACGCCGTACTAGCCCAGAGCCTGAGCGTGCTCAAGCCGCTGTACGCCACCATCTACGCGCCGTTCTGGCTGCGCTTGCTGGGCGCGAAGGTGGGCCGCCGGGCCGAAATATCCACCCTCAACCATATCTCCGCCGACCACCTCACAGTAGGGGCCGGAGCCTTCCTGGCCGATTCAGTGAGCGTGGGGGCCCCGCGCGTGCAGCGCGGCCAGGTGGCTGTGGAAACCACCGTGGTGGGGGCCCGCACCTTCATCGGCAACAGCGCGGTGCTGGCCGGGGGTACGGTGCTAGGCACGGGCCAGCTCATTGGGGCCCTGTCGACGGCGCCGCCCGCGGGGGCCCCGGCCAACACGTCGTGGGTGGGCTCGCCGGCATTTTTACTACCCAACCGGCGGGTATCGGCCACGTTCACGGACGCCCTCACGTTCGACCCGCCCGCGCATTTGGTGTGGGCGCGGGGCGCGATGGAGTTCTTCAAAATCACGCTGCCGTTCGCCTTCGTGTCGGCCACGTTTGCGGCGGTGTACCACTACTGCGCCTGGCATTTGCGCAACGGCTACCCGTTCTGGATCAGCGCGTTGCTGGGCACGGGCGTGCTAGTAGGCACCGTGCTGGCGCTGTCGCTGCTCACTGCTGCCACCAAGTGGGTGCTCATCGGGTGCTACCGGCCGTCGGAAAAGCCGCTGTGGTCGAGCTACGTGTGGCGCAACGAGCTAGTTAATTCGCTGTGCGAGAGCTACGTGTTTCTGTACTGGGTGACCCCGCTGCTGGGCACGCCGTTCGCCACCTCGTTCTTCCTGCTGATGGGCAGCCGCATCGGCCACTCGGTGTACCTGGACACGACCGAAATCACAGAATTCGACCTGGCCTGGGTGGCCGACCACGCCGTGCTCAACAACGGCAGCACCATCCAAACCCACTTATTCGAGGACCGCATCATGAAGATGTCGACCCTGCGCATCGGGCGCTACGCTACGGTGGGCACCTCGGCGGTGGTGCTCTACGACTCCGTAATCGGACCCGGCGCCACCCTCAAAAGCCTCTCGCTCTTGATGAAAGGCGAAACCCTACCCGCAAACACCCGCTGGCAGGGCATCCCGTGCGCCTTCATTCCGGGGGGTGTCAACGGGTGA
- a CDS encoding sensor histidine kinase: protein MADFSPRRALQPLIHVLVWGLFGLTFLLFHPLTGRVVMPPQFWVKQGLMLAVWVGAFYLTVGVSVPRLLFRGHTGWFVGALVATAALLLLANYGLEKQLHLRELMDRAFHAATQPAGAGPQLLRARGSLRGPRGAFRFDATSTLITLLVLGIATSITVVQRWQNEAQGRERLEQQRVLSELASLKAQINPHFFFNTLNNIYALTLLDGEQARAAIHRLSRMMRYVLYDTAAGPTLLSQEVAFIQDYITLMQLRLTDRVTVEFAPPAPLRDVPLAPMLLLPFVENAFKHGAAASHTSRIVVALRQPTPHTLALEVRNTLLPTPTTDLAGSNGIGLANTRRRLELLYPGRYDLRVTERTPTNEYLVELALTVE from the coding sequence ATGGCTGATTTTTCTCCCCGGCGCGCCCTCCAGCCGCTGATCCATGTGCTGGTGTGGGGGCTGTTCGGGCTCACGTTTCTGCTGTTTCACCCGCTCACCGGGCGCGTCGTCATGCCCCCGCAGTTCTGGGTGAAGCAGGGCCTGATGCTGGCCGTGTGGGTAGGCGCCTTCTACCTCACAGTGGGCGTCAGCGTGCCGCGGCTGCTGTTTCGGGGGCACACGGGCTGGTTTGTGGGGGCCCTGGTGGCCACGGCCGCGCTGCTGCTGCTGGCCAACTACGGCCTGGAAAAGCAGCTGCACCTGCGCGAGCTGATGGACCGCGCCTTCCACGCGGCCACCCAGCCGGCGGGCGCGGGGCCCCAGCTGCTGCGGGCCCGCGGCAGCCTGCGGGGCCCCCGCGGCGCGTTCCGCTTCGATGCCACCAGCACGCTCATTACGCTGCTGGTGCTGGGCATCGCCACCAGCATCACGGTGGTGCAGCGCTGGCAAAACGAGGCCCAGGGCCGCGAGCGGCTGGAGCAGCAGCGCGTGCTTTCGGAGCTGGCCTCGCTGAAGGCCCAAATCAACCCGCACTTCTTCTTCAATACGCTCAACAACATCTACGCCCTCACGCTGCTCGATGGCGAGCAGGCGCGCGCGGCTATCCACCGCCTCTCGCGCATGATGCGCTACGTGCTCTACGACACGGCCGCAGGCCCCACGCTGCTCAGCCAGGAGGTGGCCTTCATCCAGGACTATATCACCCTGATGCAGCTGCGCCTCACCGACCGCGTGACGGTGGAATTCGCGCCGCCCGCGCCGCTGCGCGACGTGCCACTGGCCCCCATGCTGCTGCTGCCCTTCGTCGAAAATGCTTTTAAGCACGGCGCGGCGGCTTCGCATACCAGCCGCATTGTTGTGGCCCTGCGCCAGCCCACGCCCCACACGCTGGCCTTGGAAGTACGCAACACGCTGCTGCCCACGCCCACCACCGACCTGGCCGGCAGCAACGGCATCGGCCTGGCCAACACCCGCCGCCGCCTCGAACTCCTCTACCCCGGCCGCTACGACCTGCGCGTAACCGAGCGCACCCCCACCAACGAGTACCTGGTGGAGCTGGCGCTGACGGTGGAGTAG